A region of Paenibacillus sp. 37 DNA encodes the following proteins:
- a CDS encoding PD-(D/E)XK nuclease family protein yields the protein MAQYPQWSYSQSRASMFDECLRKYYYHYYGAHNGWKTDSADEMQVRLYRLKQLSNLYLVFGDLAHRMCESAVRSREEGKDKPREHFLEQTIRKLLNQAYVESMDTDQWRLNPKNRTMLSEIYYGDDTLNDRIATIKERASACVSNLYQTLTWEDLSRASTDILEIEKWDTMMLHDTRVYVKMDLLYRRSNGNIVIVDWKTGKEDDFSDQLMLYASYVREHYRVPLEQIELRVEYLLTGKHREFTATEEDIQKVEENVGRYIEEMRSCVEDEYYNRPKEVTYFTAMPSHRSCRDCNFREVCSERAV from the coding sequence ATGGCACAATACCCGCAGTGGTCTTATTCGCAGTCGCGGGCGAGTATGTTCGATGAGTGCCTGCGCAAATATTATTATCATTATTACGGTGCCCATAACGGCTGGAAGACAGACTCTGCTGATGAGATGCAGGTTCGTCTGTACCGTTTGAAGCAGCTCAGCAATCTGTACCTTGTCTTCGGGGACCTCGCGCATCGGATGTGTGAGTCGGCAGTACGCAGCAGGGAAGAGGGCAAAGATAAACCGCGTGAACATTTCCTGGAACAGACGATACGCAAGCTGCTGAATCAGGCGTATGTGGAATCCATGGACACGGATCAGTGGCGGCTTAACCCCAAGAATCGCACGATGCTGTCCGAGATCTATTACGGCGATGATACGTTGAATGACCGGATCGCCACGATTAAGGAACGGGCTTCGGCCTGTGTCAGTAACCTGTACCAGACGCTTACATGGGAGGACTTGTCCCGGGCAAGTACGGACATTCTGGAGATTGAGAAATGGGATACCATGATGCTGCACGATACACGCGTTTATGTGAAGATGGACTTATTGTATCGGCGCAGTAACGGCAATATTGTCATTGTGGACTGGAAGACAGGCAAGGAAGATGACTTCTCGGATCAGCTAATGCTGTACGCATCCTATGTGAGAGAGCACTACCGGGTTCCTTTGGAGCAGATTGAGCTGCGAGTGGAGTACCTGTTAACCGGGAAGCACCGAGAGTTTACCGCAACGGAAGAGGATATACAGAAGGTAGAAGAGAACGTAGGGCGTTACATCGAGGAGATGCGATCCTGCGTGGAGGATGAGTATTATAACCGCCCCAAGGAGGTCACCTACTTCACAGCGATGCCATCGCACCGGTCTTGCCGGGATTGTAACTTCCGCGAAGTATGCAGTGAGCGAGCAGTCTGA
- the ald gene encoding alanine dehydrogenase, translating to MRIGIPKEIKNNENRVAMTPAGAADFIRAGHQVLIEQGAGIGSGFTDHEYQTAGAEIRIDAKSVWTEADMIIKVKEPLASEYGYFRPGLILFTYLHLAAEPELAKALIKSRVTAIAYETLEVNSALPLLTPMSEVAGRMASQIGAQLLEKTEGGKGILLSGVPGVSRGKVVIIGGGTVGTNAAKIAIGLGADVTILDLNLNRLRQLDDIFGNQIHTLVSSPSNIATAVAAADLLICAVLIPGAKAPTLVSEQVVKTMAPGSVIVDVAIDQGGIVETIDHITTHDEPTYVKHGVVHYAVANMPGAVPRTSTVALTNATMPYALQLANHGAAAAIRGSSSIRSAVNALNGHITYEAVARDLGHAYVPAGQALENAAAVQ from the coding sequence ATGAGAATCGGAATTCCCAAAGAAATCAAGAATAATGAGAATCGTGTAGCAATGACTCCAGCCGGGGCTGCTGATTTCATCAGAGCCGGTCACCAGGTACTGATTGAACAAGGCGCCGGGATCGGCAGTGGATTCACGGATCATGAATATCAAACTGCGGGCGCCGAGATTCGGATTGATGCCAAGTCCGTGTGGACCGAAGCCGATATGATCATCAAGGTGAAAGAACCACTTGCCAGTGAATATGGATATTTTCGTCCGGGACTGATTCTGTTCACCTACCTGCACCTCGCAGCGGAACCGGAGCTTGCCAAAGCCCTTATTAAAAGTCGGGTAACGGCTATTGCGTATGAGACGTTGGAGGTCAACAGTGCTCTTCCCCTGCTAACCCCTATGAGTGAAGTTGCAGGCCGCATGGCCTCCCAGATCGGAGCACAGTTACTGGAGAAGACCGAAGGTGGGAAGGGTATTCTGTTGTCCGGTGTACCCGGTGTCAGTCGGGGGAAAGTGGTCATTATTGGCGGCGGTACGGTGGGAACAAATGCAGCCAAGATTGCCATTGGCCTTGGAGCGGATGTAACCATCCTTGATCTGAATCTGAATCGTCTGCGCCAGTTGGATGATATCTTTGGCAATCAGATCCACACGCTGGTATCCAGCCCGTCCAACATTGCAACAGCTGTTGCGGCGGCAGATCTGTTGATTTGTGCGGTGCTGATTCCGGGCGCCAAGGCGCCAACACTTGTCAGCGAGCAAGTGGTTAAGACGATGGCACCGGGTTCGGTCATTGTGGATGTGGCGATTGATCAGGGTGGGATCGTTGAGACCATTGATCATATCACAACCCACGATGAACCGACCTATGTGAAACATGGTGTCGTGCATTACGCGGTGGCGAACATGCCAGGCGCTGTGCCGCGTACATCTACGGTGGCGCTGACCAACGCCACCATGCCTTATGCGCTGCAGCTGGCCAACCACGGTGCAGCCGCCGCGATTCGCGGCAGTTCGTCCATTCGCAGCGCGGTCAATGCGCTGAATGGACACATCACTTATGAGGCGGTTGCCCGGGATCTCGGGCATGCCTATGTTCCTGCGGGTCAGGCGCTGGAGAATGCCGCCGCCGTCCAGTAA
- a CDS encoding PucR family transcriptional regulator yields the protein MRNDRVFTIKDILARPVFGRARLAAGKDGVNRQVGWVHVLEITNVSPFVSPHDLILSTGLWLQSEEGREEYLLQLIGSEAAGLCVEFGTSIYGIPEELIELADRHQFPLIVFEQPVRFVEITQDIHSLLINHQHQLLKSLEAYSRQLQQRTLQSTDMSAVLNLLHEYAAKPVVYISSMEPGSFVPELLPEMEQAIYTWYEQEVEHLDLNDSDTELWFHIDEEKALLCHPVVCFGQVFSAVGMIVHPAAPVEYLKLLLDYTAKAAAALTLRSQFLEEKMVRNQNELIQDLMNGNIHQEEQAQTRMGLRLLVKGQYWFAGGVIEIEHRLKGTGRERMEANHQDVLVLLRSLLKKNNLPSLIMLKNNLVYLCCAKEAVTAAARHQLLRLLEGIAQDVKRFANRNLKQVMIHVGFGKLRNRLTSLPESLQEAYQVIEVSRSVDSMEHVHFYERMGIYQMLKALPQSFLQPFVQDHLGMLIEHDQTHHLRLVETLDAYLQNFGSKRDAAAQLFIHRQTLYNRLEKLEELMGPGYMDQGRRICLEMALLAHAMIENGQWQSS from the coding sequence TTGCGAAATGACCGTGTGTTTACGATCAAAGATATCCTTGCACGTCCGGTATTTGGCCGAGCACGACTAGCGGCAGGGAAGGATGGAGTGAACCGTCAGGTTGGCTGGGTTCATGTATTGGAGATTACGAATGTATCTCCATTCGTAAGCCCCCATGATCTTATTTTATCCACTGGACTGTGGCTTCAATCGGAAGAAGGGCGTGAAGAGTATCTGCTTCAGCTCATTGGCAGTGAGGCAGCGGGGTTATGTGTGGAGTTTGGTACCAGCATATACGGGATCCCGGAAGAACTGATTGAACTGGCGGACAGACACCAGTTTCCGCTGATCGTATTTGAGCAACCGGTCCGTTTTGTCGAGATTACACAGGATATTCACTCTCTGCTCATTAATCATCAACATCAACTGCTGAAAAGTCTCGAAGCATACTCCCGTCAGCTTCAGCAACGAACATTACAGAGTACGGATATGTCTGCTGTGCTGAACCTGCTACATGAGTATGCCGCCAAACCGGTGGTGTACATTTCGTCCATGGAGCCGGGCAGTTTTGTGCCCGAACTTCTTCCGGAGATGGAACAGGCCATCTATACCTGGTATGAGCAGGAGGTAGAACATCTGGATTTGAATGATTCAGATACCGAATTATGGTTCCACATAGACGAAGAGAAGGCTCTGTTGTGTCATCCGGTCGTCTGTTTTGGCCAGGTATTTTCGGCTGTAGGCATGATTGTACATCCCGCAGCTCCAGTAGAATATCTCAAGCTGTTGCTCGATTATACGGCGAAGGCGGCGGCAGCGCTCACGCTTCGTTCCCAGTTTCTTGAGGAGAAGATGGTCCGCAATCAGAATGAACTGATCCAGGATCTGATGAATGGCAACATCCATCAGGAGGAACAGGCTCAGACTCGAATGGGGCTTCGTTTGCTGGTGAAGGGGCAGTACTGGTTTGCAGGAGGGGTCATCGAGATTGAGCATCGATTGAAGGGTACAGGCCGGGAGCGAATGGAAGCGAATCATCAGGATGTTCTTGTCCTGCTGCGTTCCCTGCTCAAGAAGAATAATCTGCCTAGCTTGATTATGCTGAAGAACAACCTGGTATATCTGTGCTGTGCGAAGGAAGCGGTAACGGCCGCTGCACGTCATCAACTGCTGCGATTACTGGAAGGGATTGCCCAGGATGTAAAACGGTTTGCCAATCGTAACTTGAAACAGGTTATGATTCATGTGGGATTTGGCAAGTTACGCAACCGTTTGACCAGCCTGCCGGAGAGCCTTCAGGAGGCCTACCAGGTGATCGAAGTTTCGAGATCGGTAGATTCAATGGAACATGTTCACTTTTACGAACGTATGGGTATATATCAAATGTTAAAGGCGTTACCCCAATCCTTCCTGCAACCCTTTGTCCAGGATCACCTGGGTATGTTGATTGAACATGACCAAACGCATCACCTGCGATTGGTAGAGACGTTAGATGCTTACCTGCAGAACTTTGGTTCCAAGCGGGATGCGGCCGCCCAGTTATTTATTCATCGGCAAACGTTGTACAACAGACTGGAGAAGCTGGAAGAACTGATGGGTCCAGGTTACATGGATCAAGGGAGAAGAATCTGTCTGGAGATGGCGCTGCTCGCGCACGCGATGATTGAGAATGGACAGTGGCAATCCTCTTGA
- a CDS encoding ATP-binding protein, with protein MGNSTEAQYDKYVEDGKRFIGRTKELTTLERWFNHPEAPLTIFSITGMGGIGKSSLLSEMLSVSRDRGATAIWMDGRSCGATPSVFMDYLSSTLGLETMDSEGYPRPLSLLKDTSVDKRLVLAVDNYEELALLESWFMEVFISKLPLRGILVILASRPELASTWRTHPRLHQRFIQMRLQHFTIDEITEYITVAGFLNQGMAGTITRMTDGHPLGLALAVEAADQRRNLPQSEWAELSHMISARLLLELTTPRLHPVVEVLTLLETANQELLSSVLDMTVTKEEYHMLRQMSFIRSGPDGLALHDMARVHLLRDFRQREPHRLQSMRIKIAKLLKQLHEQAGCHERRQIARKMLLLCQESMLQHRKYADVSRDSLFSPLEPMRSEDLPVLQSLLQQWCDYSVEPWQALSYGPFLDELAQRYPEGIVLMRDKLGETIAMFITVLVHRDSSELLLKYFPNEIHECFTPQELESDPDQSDTHFALLAAARDDVPGYTREELVGYMALDRLSLLGDGARAMLVATNPHLKLFLQSIGFRMRRTRTRVCDRYEDQADVLDLDLRSGQFGEWVMSLLDPESTENRIQPETTELDGVIWTEQDVRKMLGDLRSPGELHEYAGRVRGVKDGIQLQLYVMDLLEGRVHGLSPQDQMLLYAAYWTHAGNPTAAAQTCSMSRATFYRHIRTALTRLARIL; from the coding sequence ATGGGAAACAGTACTGAGGCTCAATACGACAAATATGTTGAGGATGGCAAACGTTTCATTGGTCGAACCAAAGAACTGACGACACTGGAGCGGTGGTTCAATCATCCGGAAGCCCCATTAACCATATTTTCAATTACGGGCATGGGAGGCATTGGTAAATCTTCCTTGCTTTCAGAGATGTTATCTGTCTCTCGGGATCGAGGTGCGACGGCAATCTGGATGGATGGTCGATCATGTGGGGCGACTCCTTCCGTTTTTATGGATTATTTGTCCTCTACATTAGGCTTGGAAACAATGGATAGTGAAGGATACCCGCGACCACTCAGCTTGCTGAAAGACACTTCGGTCGATAAACGATTGGTTCTGGCCGTGGATAATTATGAAGAACTCGCACTGCTGGAAAGTTGGTTCATGGAAGTCTTTATATCCAAACTTCCGTTAAGAGGCATACTTGTCATTCTTGCATCACGCCCGGAACTGGCATCCACCTGGCGGACACATCCCCGATTACATCAGAGGTTTATACAGATGCGGCTTCAACATTTCACAATTGATGAGATTACGGAATATATCACGGTGGCAGGCTTTCTGAATCAGGGGATGGCAGGTACCATTACGAGAATGACCGATGGACATCCGCTGGGACTGGCCCTTGCTGTAGAAGCTGCGGATCAGAGGAGGAATCTTCCACAGTCCGAATGGGCTGAACTGTCGCATATGATCAGTGCTCGATTATTATTGGAGCTTACGACGCCCCGTCTGCATCCCGTAGTGGAGGTACTGACACTGCTTGAGACAGCCAATCAGGAATTATTATCATCCGTATTGGATATGACCGTGACAAAAGAAGAGTATCATATGTTGAGACAGATGTCGTTTATCCGTTCCGGCCCGGATGGTCTTGCCCTGCATGATATGGCCAGGGTGCATCTGTTGCGGGATTTCCGTCAACGTGAGCCACATCGGTTGCAGAGCATGCGTATCAAAATTGCGAAGTTACTGAAACAGCTGCATGAACAGGCAGGGTGCCATGAGCGTCGGCAAATAGCCCGTAAAATGCTGTTGCTCTGTCAGGAATCGATGCTTCAACACCGTAAATACGCGGATGTGTCTCGTGATTCCTTGTTCTCGCCTCTTGAACCGATGAGAAGCGAGGACCTGCCAGTTTTACAGAGTTTGTTACAGCAATGGTGCGATTACAGCGTGGAACCATGGCAGGCATTATCCTATGGCCCCTTCCTGGATGAACTGGCACAACGTTATCCCGAAGGGATCGTATTGATGCGTGACAAGCTCGGCGAGACGATCGCCATGTTTATCACAGTACTTGTACATAGGGATAGCAGTGAGCTGCTCCTGAAATATTTTCCAAATGAGATACATGAATGCTTCACACCACAGGAGCTTGAGAGTGATCCGGATCAGAGTGATACGCACTTTGCTTTGCTGGCTGCGGCAAGAGATGACGTGCCGGGTTATACACGAGAAGAACTGGTAGGATACATGGCACTAGACCGACTGTCTCTGCTGGGTGATGGTGCGCGAGCCATGCTCGTTGCAACGAACCCTCACCTAAAACTATTTTTGCAAAGTATTGGATTCCGGATGCGAAGAACCCGCACTCGTGTCTGTGACAGATATGAAGACCAAGCGGACGTACTTGATTTGGATTTGCGTAGTGGACAATTCGGAGAGTGGGTCATGTCTCTGCTTGATCCGGAATCAACAGAGAATCGGATACAGCCGGAAACAACGGAATTGGATGGTGTAATCTGGACTGAACAGGATGTTCGCAAGATGTTGGGGGATCTTCGTTCCCCGGGAGAATTGCATGAATATGCTGGCAGGGTTAGAGGAGTAAAGGATGGAATCCAGTTACAGCTGTATGTCATGGATCTGTTGGAAGGCAGAGTACATGGCCTTTCTCCACAGGATCAGATGCTGTTATACGCGGCCTACTGGACGCATGCTGGCAATCCAACTGCCGCAGCCCAGACGTGTTCCATGAGTCGGGCGACATTCTATCGCCATATCAGAACAGCGCTGACTCGCTTGGCGCGGATTTTGTAG
- a CDS encoding sigma-54 interaction domain-containing protein, protein MKHLLPDLMSLLRTDMDVLDTDLSTLTIPSSTSLIDAFCLFDTSSYLFIQDDGPLLGYIAVSDVLHAMMHAHRLIEAYFETTLETAGSALTLINEDAKVAYWTTGAEHVFSISKKDIIGQPAADFFPPDRLQSLKTLYTGETVYRKQHQPRPDLFALINARPVQLDGHIVGAVAAEVDITTEIRLHQELLHMTSKVQHLEKAVARLRPELDPFARIKGSSPVIKQCMETIRKISTTSATVLILGESGTGKELFAKAIHDLRELQTAPFIAINCGAIPASLFESELFGYEKGAFSGADPKGKKGKIELAEGGTLFLDEIGEMPLELQVKLLRVLQEKSYFPVGGTRVKQADCRIIAATNQNLLRMIARNQFREDLYYRLNVINLVIPPLRMRKEDIYELTQTFLQEFSLLYNRHIELVPPEVFKLLFQYDWPGNVRELRNVIERLTILTTDGEVKQEYLPDTLTSLTMQEQSEVQLTSGFHSHAKSENQQRQDSVGARAEKEPRAVANVDELDHSDDSELVSGVTYQQKLDTHEAQLLIQYLKAAGGNKRTLAKQLGISRATLYNRMKRLGL, encoded by the coding sequence ATGAAACATTTACTTCCAGATTTAATGTCTTTACTGCGTACGGATATGGATGTTCTGGATACAGACCTCTCCACACTTACCATACCGTCCTCAACATCGTTGATAGATGCCTTCTGCTTATTCGACACATCTTCTTATTTATTCATTCAGGATGATGGACCCCTATTGGGATATATCGCCGTATCCGATGTTTTGCATGCCATGATGCATGCGCATCGCCTGATAGAAGCTTATTTTGAGACCACACTGGAGACAGCGGGTTCAGCTCTGACATTAATTAATGAAGATGCCAAAGTGGCCTACTGGACAACTGGCGCGGAGCATGTTTTTTCGATCAGCAAAAAAGACATCATTGGACAACCCGCAGCGGACTTTTTCCCTCCAGATCGGTTACAATCTCTCAAGACGTTGTATACCGGCGAAACGGTCTATCGCAAACAGCATCAGCCACGGCCCGACCTCTTCGCCCTGATTAATGCTCGTCCGGTCCAACTGGATGGACATATTGTGGGTGCAGTTGCTGCCGAAGTGGATATAACAACTGAAATCCGACTACATCAGGAACTATTACATATGACCTCCAAAGTCCAGCATCTGGAGAAAGCCGTTGCTCGGCTACGTCCCGAATTAGATCCATTTGCCAGAATCAAGGGCAGCAGCCCGGTCATCAAGCAGTGCATGGAGACCATTCGCAAGATCAGTACCACCTCAGCAACCGTACTTATTCTCGGGGAGAGCGGCACAGGCAAGGAGTTATTCGCCAAAGCCATTCATGATCTCCGTGAATTGCAGACTGCACCGTTCATCGCTATTAACTGCGGGGCAATCCCTGCATCATTGTTTGAAAGTGAATTATTCGGCTACGAGAAAGGTGCATTTTCCGGAGCGGATCCCAAAGGGAAAAAGGGCAAGATTGAGCTTGCCGAAGGGGGTACTCTTTTTCTGGATGAGATCGGTGAGATGCCATTGGAATTGCAAGTGAAGCTGCTTCGGGTGTTACAGGAGAAGAGTTACTTTCCTGTGGGGGGAACACGAGTGAAACAGGCCGACTGCCGGATTATCGCTGCGACCAACCAGAATCTACTGCGTATGATTGCCCGCAATCAATTCCGAGAAGATCTCTACTATCGACTGAATGTCATTAACCTTGTCATCCCTCCTCTGCGTATGCGCAAGGAAGATATATATGAATTAACCCAGACGTTCCTTCAAGAATTCTCATTGCTCTATAACCGTCATATTGAGTTGGTTCCACCTGAAGTGTTCAAGTTGCTGTTCCAATATGATTGGCCAGGCAATGTACGTGAATTACGAAATGTGATCGAACGCCTGACCATTCTGACGACAGATGGTGAGGTGAAGCAGGAATATCTGCCTGATACCCTCACTTCCCTCACGATGCAAGAACAGTCCGAAGTTCAACTGACATCTGGATTTCATTCACATGCCAAGAGCGAAAATCAGCAACGTCAGGATTCGGTGGGAGCAAGAGCAGAAAAAGAACCTCGAGCGGTTGCAAATGTGGACGAATTAGATCACTCCGATGATTCCGAACTTGTCTCCGGTGTTACCTACCAGCAAAAATTGGACACCCATGAGGCCCAACTTCTAATTCAATATCTGAAAGCAGCAGGTGGCAACAAACGAACACTCGCCAAGCAACTTGGCATCTCCAGGGCAACGCTCTATAATCGCATGAAGAGGCTTGGTCTATGA
- a CDS encoding SDR family oxidoreductase — protein sequence MITIIGATGMIGNALLRRLLERGIPVRAVSRKPDKLRQQMADLALSGIETCAADANDSESMRRALAGTSQLFLALSNDPKQVELETSIIQMAVQEGVEHVVKISSPAYDERSPVAVAGWHEQIEQALVKSGMTYTMLRPYAFMQNLLRLAPTITTQDVFFGCIGDSPCNFIDCRDIADIATEVLTRAKPANRIYTLTGSEAFTYAQIADKMSTLFNRPIGFLNLKPEELRTDLIEHGQMPPWLADHVVEIQTMSTVVPEKPTDTVQRLLGRVPRSLDAFLREHQDTFKPRL from the coding sequence ATGATTACTATTATTGGAGCAACAGGCATGATTGGAAATGCACTTTTGAGACGTTTGCTGGAAAGAGGTATTCCCGTACGGGCAGTAAGTAGAAAGCCGGATAAGCTTCGTCAACAAATGGCGGACTTGGCATTGTCCGGGATTGAAACCTGTGCTGCCGATGCAAATGATTCCGAATCGATGCGCAGAGCTTTGGCGGGTACCAGTCAACTATTTCTAGCATTATCCAACGACCCTAAACAAGTGGAACTAGAGACATCCATTATTCAGATGGCTGTGCAAGAAGGAGTGGAGCATGTCGTCAAAATATCCAGCCCAGCATATGACGAACGTTCACCAGTAGCTGTAGCAGGCTGGCATGAACAAATCGAGCAAGCTCTAGTGAAATCCGGGATGACATATACGATGCTGCGGCCCTATGCTTTTATGCAAAATCTGCTCCGACTCGCACCAACCATTACAACCCAAGATGTATTCTTCGGCTGCATTGGAGATTCCCCATGCAACTTCATTGATTGCCGAGACATCGCAGATATTGCCACAGAAGTGCTGACTAGAGCCAAACCAGCGAACCGCATCTATACGCTGACGGGTTCCGAAGCATTCACTTATGCACAGATTGCAGATAAAATGTCCACCCTGTTCAATCGACCGATCGGATTCCTCAACCTCAAACCCGAGGAGCTTCGAACGGATCTGATCGAACATGGACAGATGCCTCCTTGGCTTGCAGACCACGTTGTGGAAATTCAGACGATGTCTACAGTTGTGCCAGAGAAGCCGACGGATACCGTTCAACGCTTGCTTGGCAGAGTGCCGCGCTCGCTCGATGCATTCCTGAGAGAGCATCAAGATACATTTAAACCGAGGCTGTAA
- a CDS encoding MarR family winged helix-turn-helix transcriptional regulator has protein sequence MDNQNKSTTDMYLIPSLVQTKRQVDRYQLDVDAQAVLVASRLMVAGAKLGHAAEIHFSRFGLSTGRYRLLADLEDHEGEELPSQLAENLGVTRATVTGLIEILERDGLVARRTSSVDGRQKSVILTAKGAKKLTDMAAEHFARLEAMVGLLTIEERSVFLNLLGRVTQGIAALTDESRDFFEPKS, from the coding sequence ATGGACAATCAAAACAAATCAACAACTGATATGTACCTCATCCCTTCGTTAGTACAAACGAAGCGTCAGGTTGATCGCTATCAATTAGACGTGGATGCACAAGCCGTGCTTGTCGCATCCAGACTGATGGTAGCAGGAGCCAAACTTGGGCATGCTGCGGAAATCCATTTCTCCAGATTCGGTTTATCTACAGGTCGATATCGTCTGTTGGCAGATCTTGAAGATCACGAAGGGGAAGAACTGCCCTCCCAACTGGCGGAAAATCTGGGTGTAACCCGTGCTACTGTAACTGGTCTAATCGAGATTTTAGAACGAGACGGACTGGTTGCTCGTCGGACGAGTTCCGTTGATGGTCGTCAGAAGTCAGTCATTTTGACCGCCAAAGGTGCAAAGAAGCTAACGGATATGGCTGCGGAACATTTTGCCAGACTGGAAGCGATGGTCGGATTACTTACGATCGAGGAAAGGAGTGTGTTTCTCAACCTGCTGGGGCGTGTTACACAAGGTATTGCTGCACTTACAGATGAGTCACGTGACTTCTTCGAACCAAAATCCTAG
- a CDS encoding proline dehydrogenase family protein: MSVGTEIYRKTLLTVAGNKAVENLSIRYGKKLAGKFIAGNTLEEALEEIRILNNKGIMATLDHLGEGITRLSEAALYRDEYVRLVEGIAREGVDSNVSLKPTQMGLALDPEEGYRNIRAVAAQAKLHDLFVRIDMEDSPFTQATLDIVRRLHSEGLHNTGTVLQAYLHRTEEDTRDMIREGIRLRLVKGAYKEPGSVAYQNTSEVIHQFKTMIRNHLDQGVYTAVASHDDHIINWTKQYAKDRGISPDAFEFQMLYGLRMSEQERLAKEGYRIRCYVPYGTMWYPYYTRRLAEKPANLWMVVKNMFR, from the coding sequence ATGAGTGTGGGAACGGAAATATATCGCAAAACCTTATTAACCGTGGCAGGCAACAAAGCTGTAGAGAACCTGTCCATTAGATATGGTAAGAAGCTGGCAGGCAAATTTATTGCAGGAAACACCTTGGAAGAAGCTCTCGAAGAGATCCGCATACTCAATAATAAAGGCATTATGGCTACGCTCGATCATCTTGGCGAAGGCATCACCCGCCTGAGCGAAGCGGCATTGTACAGGGATGAGTATGTACGACTGGTAGAAGGCATCGCACGTGAAGGTGTAGACTCCAACGTCTCACTGAAACCAACCCAGATGGGCCTCGCACTGGACCCGGAAGAGGGCTATCGAAATATCCGGGCCGTTGCCGCACAAGCCAAATTGCATGATCTATTTGTCCGAATTGATATGGAGGATAGTCCATTTACTCAAGCAACGCTGGATATTGTTCGAAGACTGCACTCGGAAGGACTGCACAATACGGGCACAGTATTGCAAGCCTACCTGCATCGCACCGAAGAAGATACACGCGATATGATTCGGGAAGGCATCCGGCTTCGACTGGTTAAAGGTGCTTACAAAGAACCCGGATCAGTCGCCTATCAGAATACTTCTGAAGTCATTCATCAATTCAAAACGATGATTCGTAATCACCTCGATCAGGGTGTATACACTGCGGTTGCCTCGCATGATGATCACATCATTAACTGGACGAAACAATACGCCAAGGATCGGGGAATCTCGCCGGATGCCTTTGAATTCCAGATGTTATATGGTCTGCGCATGAGCGAACAGGAACGTCTCGCCAAAGAAGGTTATCGCATTCGCTGTTACGTACCTTATGGCACCATGTGGTATCCGTACTATACCCGCCGTTTGGCCGAAAAACCGGCTAATCTCTGGATGGTCGTTAAGAATATGTTCCGATAA